One genomic window of uncultured delta proteobacterium includes the following:
- a CDS encoding conserved exported hypothetical protein (Evidence 4 : Homologs of previously reported genes of unknown function), which translates to MRIGVAIVSALCAFSIAFGGMGATALAASADRPDQGAQFERDRKRDDRSPGRDDRRPDTRRGDRDRMSDDKKGGNQGKAPKPQGRHDNRDMKNDKDNGKKTKNNDRRDYRGDKRDGDRRHDGDRRHDGDRKGDRDHKRDGDRKRDGDRKDGKNGKRR; encoded by the coding sequence ATGCGGATCGGAGTTGCAATAGTTTCGGCCCTGTGCGCGTTTTCCATCGCTTTCGGCGGTATGGGGGCAACCGCCCTGGCCGCTTCGGCCGACCGCCCGGATCAGGGCGCGCAGTTTGAGCGGGATCGCAAAAGAGATGACAGAAGCCCCGGCAGAGACGACCGCAGGCCGGATACCAGGCGCGGCGACAGAGACAGAATGTCCGACGACAAAAAAGGGGGCAACCAGGGCAAAGCTCCCAAGCCCCAGGGCCGGCACGACAACCGGGACATGAAGAACGACAAGGATAACGGCAAAAAAACCAAGAACAACGACAGGCGTGATTACAGGGGCGACAAGCGCGACGGCGACCGCAGGCACGATGGCGACCGCAGGCACGACGGCGACCGCAAGGGAGACCGCGATCACAAGCGTGACGGCGATCGCAAACGCGACGGCGACCGCAAGGACGGTAAAAACGGCAAACGCCGCTAA
- the tufB gene encoding protein chain elongation factor EF-Tu, possible GTP-binding factor (duplicate of tufA) (Evidence 2a : Function of homologous gene experimentally demonstrated in an other organism; Product type f : factor) codes for MGKEKFTRTKPHVNIGTIGHIDHGKTTLTAAITKVASLKGGGKFIDYSSIDKAPEEKERGITIATSHVEYETAKRHYAHVDCPGHADYIKNMITGAAQMDGAIIVVAATDGPMPQTREHILLARQVGVPYLVVFLNKCDMVDDEELLELVELEVRELLSSYGFPGDDVPVIRGSALKGLECTSADDADAQPILALLDACDSYIPEPQRDIDKPFLMPIEDVFSISGRGTVVTGRVERGVVKVGEEVEIVGIKDTVKTTCTGVEMFRKLLDQGQAGDNIGALLRGVKRDEVERGQVLAAPKSITPHKKFKSEVYVLSKEEGGRHTPFFTGYRPQFYFRTTDVTGIIGLAEGVEMVMPGDNAQFTVELIAPIAMEPGLRFAIREGGRTVGAGVVSEILE; via the coding sequence ATGGGTAAGGAAAAATTTACGCGTACAAAACCGCACGTCAACATCGGCACCATCGGCCACATCGACCACGGTAAGACCACCTTGACGGCGGCCATTACCAAAGTCGCTTCGTTGAAGGGCGGCGGCAAGTTCATTGACTACTCCTCGATCGACAAAGCCCCGGAAGAAAAAGAACGCGGCATCACCATCGCGACCTCGCACGTCGAATACGAAACCGCGAAGCGCCACTATGCGCACGTTGACTGCCCCGGCCACGCCGACTACATCAAGAACATGATTACCGGCGCGGCCCAGATGGACGGCGCCATCATCGTGGTTGCCGCCACCGACGGCCCCATGCCCCAGACCCGTGAGCACATCCTGCTCGCCCGTCAGGTCGGCGTGCCCTACCTCGTCGTGTTCCTGAACAAGTGCGACATGGTGGACGACGAAGAACTGCTCGAACTCGTTGAGCTCGAAGTTCGCGAACTCCTGTCCTCCTACGGCTTCCCCGGCGACGACGTGCCCGTGATCCGCGGCTCCGCCCTGAAAGGCCTGGAATGCACCTCCGCCGACGACGCGGACGCCCAGCCCATTCTCGCTCTCCTCGACGCGTGCGACAGCTACATCCCCGAACCGCAGCGCGACATCGACAAGCCCTTCCTGATGCCGATCGAAGACGTGTTCTCCATCTCCGGCCGCGGCACCGTGGTTACCGGCCGTGTGGAACGCGGCGTCGTCAAAGTGGGCGAAGAAGTGGAAATCGTGGGCATCAAAGACACCGTGAAGACCACCTGCACGGGCGTTGAAATGTTCCGTAAACTGCTCGACCAGGGCCAGGCCGGCGACAACATCGGCGCCCTGCTCCGCGGCGTGAAGCGTGACGAAGTGGAACGCGGCCAGGTTCTGGCGGCTCCCAAGTCCATCACCCCGCACAAGAAGTTCAAGTCCGAAGTGTACGTCCTCTCCAAAGAAGAAGGCGGCCGCCACACCCCGTTCTTCACAGGGTACCGCCCGCAGTTCTACTTCCGCACCACGGACGTCACCGGCATCATCGGCCTGGCTGAAGGCGTTGAAATGGTTATGCCCGGCGATAACGCCCAATTCACTGTGGAACTGATCGCCCCCATCGCCATGGAACCCGGCCTGCGCTTCGCTATCCGCGAAGGTGGCCGCACCGTCGGCGCGGGCGTTGTTTCCGAAATTCTGGAGTAA
- the rpmG gene encoding 50S ribosomal protein L33, which yields MRVNLLLACTECKRRNYATNKNKKNTTGRLELKKYCPWDKKVTLHRETK from the coding sequence ATGAGGGTCAACCTTTTGCTTGCATGCACCGAGTGCAAGCGTCGCAACTACGCGACGAACAAGAATAAGAAGAATACTACCGGCCGTCTTGAGTTGAAGAAGTATTGCCCTTGGGATAAAAAGGTCACGCTTCATCGCGAAACCAAGTAG